tctctctctctctctcacacacacacccccgtctGCTTTCATGTACAGAACATGCAGGTCTGGGGTTTTTTGTCACTTCTAACCGCATCCGGACCCTATTAAAGTTCCTGGCGTTGGATAAACAATGCAACTGTCGCGTGCAGCAGTCTGAAAATAATTGGATTAGCTCGAACATATCAGCTAaatagagacagtccctgcccagacaGTCAGAGTAAATGTCACCCTGGAAAAACCCTGAAAACCGATCGCGTTCATGCCAGGCAGCCTCCACGgaagggggagtggagggagtTTTGACTAATCGTGCCCTGCtgcacacagagggagagagcatGGGATATATTGGTTTTAAAAGTCCAGCTCGTGAAATCTTTGGGAGTGAGACCCCCCAGCCGGACAGCCTAAACAAAACTCTCTTTGCAGAATGCTTTCCCAACGCTGCTGCAAACTGGCTTCTGGGCTGGGGGAGCGAGACCGGGAAGCGGGCTCTTGGGGGTGGATAAATCCTAGCTGGTTTGTTTGCCTCTTTGCCCAGTAAGTCACTGAACCGATAGGTACACGTCGATTTCCTGAGGGTGCTGGGTTCTGTGACAGCTCCCcgggagaaaaaaataaagctgaaGTCCCCTGTTATCCCCGCCGCTTCAAGCACACCAGTTACAGAGGCCCTGGTTTTAGCAGCTTTGGGGTGGATTGGGGGCTGCAAAAGGGACTGGTACAATTCCTTCAGGTTCTCTTCCTTGGGACCGGGGCATCCCCCAAGATTCATGTCGACAAACTGGTAGGCGGATTCGCTGCCCTAGAATTAATCTGGGGATGCAAACTTCGGCTGGGACTTTTTACAGCCTTTACCCTGACTGtgtggcagggcagctgggacgtccttttcccccacccccgttcacacacacacacccctttggtTTCTTACAAAGTCCTGTTGCACATggcttcccactcccacccccctcagTGTTGCTTGTGATGGGAGGGGGGGCTGATCTGGCCCGCAGGGAGGCCAATATAATATGTCCCAAAATTGAAAACACCTTCTCCAGGGTCTGAGCTTTAGAGAAGGAGCGTGTCTGTAGGCCTGCCTACAGGGCTGATCCTTGATCAGGTAGGTTCAGGGCCTCTCCTAATTTCCCCTCCCTATCCCAGGGGTTAATAACCCAAGAACCCTACCTGTACTGGAGCGCGCTTTTGGTCTCGATTTGCACCCAAACCCCGTAGGCGACCCCCCTAGGAGGCTGCTCGGAGGGAAGAGTCCAGAGCTATATTCTGGGACGTAGGGCGGGTAGGTGGTGATGGGGTGGTGAGCGGAAGAGGAGGCCCCGCCTAGCGATGCCATGCTGCTGCGGGAATGAGAGGACTCCAGCTTCATGGTGTCCGCCAGGGACACCTGGTACTTGATGCATTCCTTCTCGTCCTGCCGGTTGGAGCCGGTGGATCCCggggtggagatggagggatCCGGGGAGACATCTTTGGGAGGAGTCGGAGGGAAGGTGAAAAGGTGCGGGCTGGAGTGGCCGGCGGATAAAGTGGAGGAGGAAGCCGGCGGGTAGACGGAGAGGGGTCCCGGGGAGCTGTGATGGATGGAGGTCTTGGAGAAGGGACTCAGGTTCCAAGGAGACGCGCTGTGGTGGCTCCCCAGGGCTTTGCTCCCGTCCAGCCAAGGGAGAGATCCGTGGAGAAGCGGTGGGCGACACACCTGGCTCCCTGCTAGGAGAGAACAGAAGCAGGCCAGGTTACACTCCCTCCGGGATGGGCCAGCACATGCAGGACCCCCAAACTAGCTCTCCTTGTCACCCACCTAAGCCCTACTGGTGATAACCTCAAGAAACTTAGCCCACACAGTGCTCTGCTCCCGGGGGTCAAACCAGGAGAGAAAAGGGCAGCAGCCAGGGCACCAAGAGCTATGAACCTGCGGGCCTGAGCAAAACTGAGCGTAGGGCCCGGATCCCGCAAAAACTTACTCTGTGGCTTAACTGTAACCCCCAGGCTAGTCCCTTTGGCATCAGCCCTATGCCTAGAAGTAAAAGCTATTGCCGGATCGAGGCCCAGAGTGGTGCTCAGGTGTGGTTGGCTGGAGGGCAAAAGGGAGTCAAGTCTTCGGA
The nucleotide sequence above comes from Caretta caretta isolate rCarCar2 chromosome 1, rCarCar1.hap1, whole genome shotgun sequence. Encoded proteins:
- the GATA3 gene encoding trans-acting T-cell-specific transcription factor GATA-3 isoform X9; amino-acid sequence: MEVTTDQPRWVSHHHPAVLNGQHPDSHHPGLGHSYMDPTQYPLAEEVDVLFNIDGQGNHVPSYYGNSVRATVQRYPPAHHGSQVCRPPLLHGSLPWLDGSKALGSHHSASPWNLSPFSKTSIHHSSPGPLSVYPPASSSTLSAGHSSPHLFTFPPTPPKDVSPDPSISTPGSTGSNRQDEKECIKYQVSLADTMKLESSHSRSSMASLGGASSSAHHPITTYPPYVPEYSSGLFPPSSLLGGSPTGFGCKSRPKARSSTVCSKTGGHILCKLSDHHHHSVEEKCQW